TCGACCGGACCCTGGCCACACTGGAGCCCCGGGAAGCGCTGGTGATCCGGCTCCGTAACGGGCTGGAAGACGGCCGGGAGCATACGCTGGAAGAAGTCGGTAAGCACTTCGGGGTGACGCGTGAGCGGATTCGCCAGATCGAGAACAAGGCGCTGCGAAAAATCAAATACGAGCAGAGCAGGCGCGGCAGCCTGCGCGACTTCCTGGAAGACTGATAGGGGTAGTCCGTTGTGTTGCTGGGAGTGGGCCCGCTCTCAGCAACGCCACTGCAACCTCTGCCTGTCGCGGCCACTCGCTCCACTCGCCCCACAGCAGGCGACGGTTGAAGGTTACCCCTCTGAGTTCAGCGTTGCGGAAACTTCGGCCCATGGGGGAACGTGCCCGGGTCAGGGCTCCTGGCAGAAGCAGGCCTGAAAGCAGCTTTCCGTCTGTTGTGATCCCCATCTCGGCAACCGTCAAGGTTGCCACCATGCAGATCGGTGTGCCGCAAGTGGACGAGCCCGCCACTTACGTATCACTTACGCTTCTGGCGCTGTGTCCGAGCGACCCTCTCTCCCGGGGGCAGGCAGGAACCTTCCCCTGGACCGCTGCGCAGGCTCCACACTGCTGCCGGGGATTTCAGCCCTCGCGGGGCACCGGCATCCTTCGCGCGGCATCTCTGTCAGAGAGGGACGACGCTTAGAAGAGACGTGTCAGATATGAGATCCGGCTCCATGTGCATCTTTAAGGCTCAAAGGTGGACTCGAATTTGAAACGGTCGCTTCTGACCCAGTACATCACGTAGCTGACCCGTCTGTCGCCACTGAAGGTCGTGCGGCGCATCAGCAGTGCAGCTGTCCCCGGCCGAACCTGCAGCAGCCCTGCCTCTTCAGGGCGCAGGTTCACGGCCTCCAGGTACTGCTCCACACGGGTCAGCGGCACTTCGGCGCGCTGGGCCAGCAGGTCGTGGACGCTGACCCGGGTCAGGTCGTAGGAAAGCAGATCTGGCAGGGCCTGGGCATCGATGTAGCGCTTCTCGATCACGATGGGAATCTCGCCGTCCCAGCGCAGTCGGTGCACGAACGCAAAGTCGTCACCCACCGCTAGATTCAGCACCCCGGCAATCTCGGGGGTTGCGGGAAAGAGGCCGGCACCGACCACCTGCGTGCGCTTGCTGGGGTGCGCTGACCAGTCCGCGAACGGCGAAACCAGAAAGCCGCCCTGCTGAAACCGCTTCCCGGTGGAAAAAGTACCGGCCCCCTGGACCCGGTAGACATACCCTTCGCGCTCCAGTTCGTCGATGGCGCGCCGGACCGTCATTCGCGACACGTCGAACTCA
The sequence above is drawn from the Deinococcus malanensis genome and encodes:
- a CDS encoding GntR family transcriptional regulator — translated: MSKYPAIKASLKERLLGSEYLDGHALPSEPQLAREFDVSRMTVRRAIDELEREGYVYRVQGAGTFSTGKRFQQGGFLVSPFADWSAHPSKRTQVVGAGLFPATPEIAGVLNLAVGDDFAFVHRLRWDGEIPIVIEKRYIDAQALPDLLSYDLTRVSVHDLLAQRAEVPLTRVEQYLEAVNLRPEEAGLLQVRPGTAALLMRRTTFSGDRRVSYVMYWVRSDRFKFESTFEP